The Cyclobacteriaceae bacterium genome includes a region encoding these proteins:
- a CDS encoding CPBP family intramembrane metalloprotease — protein MIVSQRPPFTSLITILLAVVVVGWLFVGQTIGIVVGSFIYDGDFLAAMTDPENHPEIKHALLFSQGIGSAIGLIFVPYLYLKTFERQDFSNFFKTERQLPMVMVIIFIIIISLSLAISPIMEWNSNIEFPEWMSGFGNWAKHTEDLAAELIKTITSNLTIADLILTFIVVAVIPALGEEIVFRGMIQTEMTRVVKNPHVGIWLSAILFSAIHLQFMGFVPRVLLGALFGYLYYWSGNLWIPILAHFFNNGFQVIALYLFQKGIITINLESAESAPLPMVAIALILTFAILYYLRNYFKSRSTASSDSF, from the coding sequence ATGATAGTTTCTCAAAGGCCTCCATTCACTTCCTTAATCACAATTCTCCTTGCAGTTGTAGTTGTAGGATGGTTGTTTGTAGGCCAAACGATCGGAATTGTTGTTGGCTCATTCATATACGATGGAGATTTTCTGGCAGCCATGACTGATCCGGAGAATCATCCTGAAATAAAACACGCACTGCTTTTTTCTCAGGGAATCGGATCTGCCATCGGTTTGATCTTTGTTCCTTATCTGTATCTGAAAACATTTGAACGGCAGGATTTCAGTAATTTTTTTAAGACAGAAAGACAATTGCCCATGGTCATGGTGATCATTTTTATCATCATCATCTCTTTATCACTTGCTATCTCTCCCATCATGGAGTGGAATTCCAACATTGAATTTCCGGAATGGATGAGTGGATTTGGCAATTGGGCAAAGCATACAGAAGATCTTGCCGCAGAGCTTATTAAGACAATTACTTCCAATCTTACTATCGCCGATCTTATTCTGACTTTTATTGTAGTGGCAGTCATTCCCGCATTAGGTGAAGAAATTGTTTTTCGCGGGATGATTCAAACAGAGATGACACGTGTAGTGAAAAATCCTCATGTTGGGATATGGTTGTCAGCTATTCTTTTCAGTGCCATCCATCTTCAATTCATGGGTTTTGTTCCCCGTGTTCTACTCGGTGCACTTTTTGGATATCTTTATTATTGGTCCGGAAATCTGTGGATTCCTATCCTCGCTCATTTTTTCAATAATGGATTTCAGGTCATTGCTCTTTATCTTTTCCAGAAGGGCATCATCACAATCAATTTAGAAAGTGCCGAAAGTGCACCTCTCCCAATGGTAGCGATTGCTCTGATCCTTACATTTGCAATCCTCTACTATCTTAGAAATTATTTT